One Drechmeria coniospora strain ARSEF 6962 chromosome 01, whole genome shotgun sequence genomic region harbors:
- a CDS encoding dihydrofolate synthetase Fol3 yields MPSTKDIKRALARIRAVMPQEKTVGSRQRNIRLGLDRISRAIPAEQNWVGVHVGGTNGKGSICALLAGMFRLAGISHGTFVSPAMPERHNGVTINGLYVNKRMYETERQQVEAAFGRRAGRWLFSPADAADDGGELTPFELDTATAFRIFNKMHVRYGVVEVGMGGSTDATNAMRSKAVTVISKIDLDHQEYLGNSIEEIASVKAGIMRPGVPCIVDHTNAGPVLAVLQSHAQKVGTQISLSSKASPLLEALDRHRFPLEDYERQNLLCATLAFKSLFPHLDVDANKLLGTKPHLPGRKEYVKVTKLTGGGRQRPILVDGAHNMLGVEALSKYVESKVRRDDGPVSWVLGLSESKSKPFSRMLETLLRPQDNLAFVEYTAGTNDPLATPADLGRAVGKDVLRHESQLYEGDDSVAAAVQWACAKADEGPVVVAGSLYLVRELYKTEGVERGRKTGTRRPGRAQLWHYTQLSQTRPLSAEEAREFKQARRHWYLSPRRTCGNGAASLTVPVPGRTRQLQRVAAHHRNQADGYRSAIKSMKKDMEGERASVQEGPKSTFEELQRRRDAHLASYSSAMSKIRGRSPDPEKKHRSREEIFGWREAAGTNRRPSKEHEHGDARGAKTKADVKAETTASSKAESMTEPKTASKTASSELVDDGMRASLAALGNVSREQQREQQRD; encoded by the coding sequence ATGCCCTCGACTAAAGATATCAAGCGAGCCCTGGCCCGCATCCGGGCGGTGATGCCCCAGGAGAAGACTGTGGGGTCTCGGCAGCGAAACATccggctcggcctcgatcgTATCTCCCGCGCCATCCCTGCCGAGCAGAACTGGGTCGGcgtccacgtcggcggcaccaaCGGCAAAGGTTCCATCTGCGCCCTCCTAGCAGGCATGTTCAGGCTCGCGGGCATCAGTCACGGCACCTTTGTCTCGCCCGCCATGCCGGAGCGGCACAACGGCGTCACGATCAACGGTCTCTACGTCAACAAGCGCATGTACGAGACGGAGCGGcagcaggtcgaggccgccttcGGTCGCCGGGCCGGCCGCTGGCTGTTCTcccccgccgacgccgccgatgacggcggcgagctgacGCCCTTTGAGCTCgacacggcgacggcctttCGCATCTTCAACAAGATGCACGTCCGctacggcgtcgtcgaggtcggcatgGGCGGTTCGACGGATGCCACGAACGCGATGCGGTCCAaggccgtcaccgtcatttCCAAGATCGACCTCGACCACCAAGAGTACCTCGGCAACAGCATCGAGGAGATTGCGAGCGTCAAGGCGGGCATCATGCGTCCCGGCGTCCCGTGCATCGTCGACCACACAAACGCCGgccccgtcctcgccgtcctccagTCGCACGCGCAAAAGGTGGGGACGCAGATCAGCCTGTCGTCCAAGGCCTCGCCTCTCCTGGAGGCGCTCGACCGGCACAGGTTCCCGCTCGAGGACTACGAGCGGCAGAACCTGCTCTGCGCGACGCTCGCCTTCAAGAGCCTGTTCCCtcacctcgacgtcgacgccaacaAGCTGCTGGGGACGAAGCCTCATCTGCCGGGGAGGAAGGAGTACGTCAAGGTGACGAAActcaccggcggcggccggcagcggccgATCCTGGTCGACGGTGCCCACAAcatgctcggcgtcgaggcgctgTCGAAATACGTCGAGAGCAAGGTCaggcgcgacgacgggcccgTCAGCTGGGTCCTGGGCTTGTCCGAGAGCAAGTCGAAGCCGTTTTCGCGCATGCTGGAGACGCTCCTGCGACCCCAGGACAACCTCGCGTTTGTCGAGTACACGGCGGGCACAAACGACCCTctggcgacgccggcggatCTCGggcgtgccgtcggcaaggACGTGCTCCGGCACGAGTCTCAGCTGTACGAGGGGGACGactcggtggcggcggcggtgcaaTGGGCCTGCGCCAAGGCAGATGAGGGaccggtcgtcgtcgccggcagcctcTACCTCGTCCGGGAGCTCTACAAGACGGAGGGCGTCGAGCGGGGAAGGAAAACGGGTACGAGACGACCGGGACGTGCGCAGCTCTGGCACTATACTCAACTGTCACAGACGAGACCCCTTAGCGCCGAAGAGGCGCGCGAATTCAAGCAGGCCAGACGTCACTGGTACCTGTCGCCGCGGCGGACATGCGGCAACGGCGCAGCATCGttgacggtgccggtgccgggaAGGACACGGCAGCTGCAACGGGTCGCGGCCCACCACAGGAACCAGGCGGACGGGTACCGAAGCGCCATCAAGAGCATGAAGAAGGACATggagggggagagggcgagTGTCCAGGAGGGGCCAAAGTCAACGTTCGAGGAGCTGCAGAGGCGGCGCGATGCACACCTCGCATCGTACAGCAGCGCCATGTCAAAAATCCGCGGACGCAGCCCCGATCCAGAGAAGAAGCATCGGAGCCGCGAGGAGATTTTCGGATGGCGCGAGGCGGCGGGGACGAACAGGCGGCCGAGCAAGGAGCACGAGCATGGGGACGCCAGGGGGGCGAAAACGAAGGCGGACGTGAAGGCGgaaacgacggcgagctcaaAGGCCGAATCAATGACCGAACCCAAGACGGCATCGAAGACGGCGTCAAGCGAGTTGGTTGATGACGGGATGCGGGCGTCCCTGGCAGCCCTCGGAAACGTTTCCCGAGAGCAGCAACGCGAGCAGCAACGGGACTAG